A portion of the Falco naumanni isolate bFalNau1 chromosome 9, bFalNau1.pat, whole genome shotgun sequence genome contains these proteins:
- the LOC121093460 gene encoding rap1 GTPase-GDP dissociation stimulator 1-like isoform X1, which translates to METLSQHLEYLGLCGDDPKAEDQILESLNRILLALTEDKQRSLSLLRESGIFLTLAKILKGNPRCAVKAAQVLSEIAKNEEMKKPCIEADLVPVLIPLLESTDQEMLLHAGRAIGRICYDNRDLQEELVKVGVTTSLVRILTDYADSEPLVHVDLLALCNLADLDTAKEALSKTNIAEQLVRQLRRAANHERLEIVFEVLQALAENDSLKVQLVEAGVQEVLSEILLRLQGSSQAEDTCILKAASDLILSLLLGDGNCVRMVQLGVIDQLLDLLEKHVESGDISVQHAALSALRNLAIPVVNKVQVLEEGVAERIQVLLRSEVPPVQLKLLGTLRMLADGQADAAEILGQDPMLLNRLVQWCDANDHTGIHGEANRLLASIMHHNRSQEVVRAIQEAQGVKHLVSMTTSKHAAMQNEALNALAIASAIDLETLEESFKESQLVQSLHKLLQDDNTSPEVKYNSMGLLCSLLNSGHLRQEIEEDKIKETLEQLCSHSNANVVKEAITTLQVLRGETPH; encoded by the exons AAACCCTGAGTCAGCACCTGGAGTACCTTGGGCTCTGCGGAGATGACCCAAAAGCTGAAGATCAGATCCTTGAAAGTCTGAACAGGATTCTGCTGGCTCTTACTGAAGACA AGCAGAGATCCCTCAGCCTACTCAGAGAGAGTGGAATCTTCCTAACATTGGCAAAAATCCTGAAGGGCAATCCACGATGTGCAGTGAAAGCAGCCCAGGTGCTTTCAGAGATAGCTAAGAATG aggaaatgaagaaaCCATGTATTGAAGCAGATTTGGTTCCAGTTTTGATACCTTTGCTGGAGAGTACAGACCAAGAAATGTTGCTGCATGCTGGGAGGGCTATTGGCCGTATCTGTTATGATAATC GGGATCTTCAGGAAGAGCTGGTGAAGGTAGGAGTAACCACATCGCTAGTTCGAATATTAACTGATTATGCAGACAGTGAACCCCTTGTCCACGTTGATCTACTGGCCTTATGCAATCTCGCAGACCTTG ATACAGCCAAGGAAGCTCTAAGCAAGACCAACATTGCTGAACAGCTGGTGAGACAACTGAGAAGAGCAGCCAACCATGAGAGGTTAGAAATTGTGTTTGAGGTCCTGCAAGCACTTGCAGAAAATG ATTCTCTGAAAGTGCAGCTGGTGGAAGCAGGGGTGCAAGAGGTGCTGTCCGAGATCCTGCTGAGGCTCCAGGGTAGTTCACAAGCTGAAGACACATGCATTTTGAAGGCTGCATCAGATCTCattctctctctgctgcttggag ATGGCAACTGTGTACGAATGGTACAGCTGGGAGTCATAGATCAGCTTCTAGATCTTTTGGAGAAGCATGTAGAGAGTGGGGACATCTCTGTTCAACATGCTGCACTCAGCGCACTTCGAAACCTTGCCATACCAG tTGTTAACAAGGTTCAAGTGCTAGAGGAAGGTGTGGCAGAACGGATTCAGGTACTTCTAAGATCAGAGGTGCCTCCTGTGCAGCTTAAACTTCTTGGGACACTACGGATGTTAGCAGATGGTCAAG CTGACGCAGCTGAAATCTTGGGCCAAGACCCCATGCTGCTCAACAGACTTGTGCAGTGGTGCGATGCCAACGACCACACCGGCATTCATGGAGAAGCAAATCGGCTGCTAGCATCCATCATGCATCACAACAGATCCCAA GAAGTGGTCAGAGCCATCCAGGAGGCGCAAGGAGTGAAGCATCTGGTTTCCATGACAACAAGTAAACATGCTGCCATGCAGAATGAGGCTCTGAATGCCTTGGCAATAGCATCTGCAATCgatttag aaaccCTTGAAGAATCTTTTAAAGAATCACAGTTAGTTCAAAGCTTACACAAACTTCTACAAGATGATAATACAAGTCCTGAGGTGAAATATAATTCAATGGGTCTTTTGTGCAGTCTTCTTAATTCAG GTCATCTGAGACAAGAAATAGAAGAGGACAAGATTAAAGAAACCCTCGAACAACTCTGCAGTCACAGCAATGCAAATGTAGTCAAGGAAGCTATCACAACATTACAGGTTTTGAGAGGAGAGACACCCCACTAg
- the LOC121093460 gene encoding rap1 GTPase-GDP dissociation stimulator 1-like isoform X2, whose protein sequence is METLSQHLEYLGLCGDDPKAEDQILESLNRILLALTEDKQRSLSLLRESGIFLTLAKILKGNPRCAVKAAQVLSEIAKNEEMKKPCIEADLVPVLIPLLESTDQEMLLHAGRAIGRICYDNRDLQEELVKVGVTTSLVRILTDYADSEPLVHVDLLALCNLADLDGNCVRMVQLGVIDQLLDLLEKHVESGDISVQHAALSALRNLAIPVVNKVQVLEEGVAERIQVLLRSEVPPVQLKLLGTLRMLADGQADAAEILGQDPMLLNRLVQWCDANDHTGIHGEANRLLASIMHHNRSQEVVRAIQEAQGVKHLVSMTTSKHAAMQNEALNALAIASAIDLETLEESFKESQLVQSLHKLLQDDNTSPEVKYNSMGLLCSLLNSGHLRQEIEEDKIKETLEQLCSHSNANVVKEAITTLQVLRGETPH, encoded by the exons AAACCCTGAGTCAGCACCTGGAGTACCTTGGGCTCTGCGGAGATGACCCAAAAGCTGAAGATCAGATCCTTGAAAGTCTGAACAGGATTCTGCTGGCTCTTACTGAAGACA AGCAGAGATCCCTCAGCCTACTCAGAGAGAGTGGAATCTTCCTAACATTGGCAAAAATCCTGAAGGGCAATCCACGATGTGCAGTGAAAGCAGCCCAGGTGCTTTCAGAGATAGCTAAGAATG aggaaatgaagaaaCCATGTATTGAAGCAGATTTGGTTCCAGTTTTGATACCTTTGCTGGAGAGTACAGACCAAGAAATGTTGCTGCATGCTGGGAGGGCTATTGGCCGTATCTGTTATGATAATC GGGATCTTCAGGAAGAGCTGGTGAAGGTAGGAGTAACCACATCGCTAGTTCGAATATTAACTGATTATGCAGACAGTGAACCCCTTGTCCACGTTGATCTACTGGCCTTATGCAATCTCGCAGACCTTG ATGGCAACTGTGTACGAATGGTACAGCTGGGAGTCATAGATCAGCTTCTAGATCTTTTGGAGAAGCATGTAGAGAGTGGGGACATCTCTGTTCAACATGCTGCACTCAGCGCACTTCGAAACCTTGCCATACCAG tTGTTAACAAGGTTCAAGTGCTAGAGGAAGGTGTGGCAGAACGGATTCAGGTACTTCTAAGATCAGAGGTGCCTCCTGTGCAGCTTAAACTTCTTGGGACACTACGGATGTTAGCAGATGGTCAAG CTGACGCAGCTGAAATCTTGGGCCAAGACCCCATGCTGCTCAACAGACTTGTGCAGTGGTGCGATGCCAACGACCACACCGGCATTCATGGAGAAGCAAATCGGCTGCTAGCATCCATCATGCATCACAACAGATCCCAA GAAGTGGTCAGAGCCATCCAGGAGGCGCAAGGAGTGAAGCATCTGGTTTCCATGACAACAAGTAAACATGCTGCCATGCAGAATGAGGCTCTGAATGCCTTGGCAATAGCATCTGCAATCgatttag aaaccCTTGAAGAATCTTTTAAAGAATCACAGTTAGTTCAAAGCTTACACAAACTTCTACAAGATGATAATACAAGTCCTGAGGTGAAATATAATTCAATGGGTCTTTTGTGCAGTCTTCTTAATTCAG GTCATCTGAGACAAGAAATAGAAGAGGACAAGATTAAAGAAACCCTCGAACAACTCTGCAGTCACAGCAATGCAAATGTAGTCAAGGAAGCTATCACAACATTACAGGTTTTGAGAGGAGAGACACCCCACTAg